One Propionispora vibrioides genomic window carries:
- a CDS encoding metallophosphoesterase family protein, whose translation MIFITGDTHGGIDIKKFSSSNFPEGRSLTKDDYVIVCGDFGCIWDGSREQAWLLNWYKDKPWTTLFVDGNHENFDMLYDFPVEEWNGGKTHRINGSVLHLMRGQIFSLAGLKFFTFGGAMSTDKIFRQEHVSWWSQEIPSREEEAAAIFNLTKHNFAIDYIVTHTAPTAIVEFLNRFDRLRDPTSGMLDKFVPKLQFKHWYFGHFHTSQRINDQFTCLYNEIIRLV comes from the coding sequence ATGATATTCATTACCGGTGATACTCACGGCGGTATCGACATTAAAAAATTTTCGTCCAGCAACTTCCCGGAAGGAAGATCCCTTACGAAAGATGATTATGTGATCGTCTGCGGTGATTTTGGCTGCATATGGGATGGCAGCCGGGAACAGGCGTGGCTGCTCAACTGGTACAAAGATAAACCGTGGACTACCCTGTTCGTAGATGGCAACCACGAGAACTTCGATATGCTGTATGATTTTCCCGTGGAAGAATGGAATGGCGGCAAAACACATAGAATCAACGGGTCAGTGCTCCATCTGATGCGCGGACAGATATTCAGCCTGGCTGGGTTAAAGTTCTTTACTTTTGGCGGAGCCATGTCTACCGATAAGATATTCCGCCAGGAGCATGTTAGCTGGTGGTCGCAGGAGATACCAAGCCGCGAAGAAGAGGCAGCAGCAATTTTTAACCTTACCAAGCATAATTTCGCCATAGATTACATAGTTACGCATACGGCCCCCACAGCCATAGTCGAATTTTTAAACAGATTTGACCGGCTGCGTGATCCCACAAGCGGAATGCTTGATAAGTTCGTCCCTAAACTACAGTTTAAACATTGGTATTTCGGTCATTTCCATACGAGTCAACGAATCAATGATCAATTCACCTGTCTTTATAACGAAATAATCAGGTTGGTATAG
- a CDS encoding methyl-accepting chemotaxis protein codes for MKKILEFLTGTIRAKLISTLLLVFLVALSAMGGLNYWKAREIITEYVTADMLQLAINSAVSTGDWVDAHKMEMEMVASNPSLIQAENKIPYLAAAKNTNKEYESVVFVDSQGNSISDSGVKVKADASFLKAIMGGQVFISDPVISKVTGRLIIVISVPVKQGEQVVGAVFGAINMDDLEKKILGIKVGKTGYSFLIQKDGLTMIHPDKNVAMKENSLTDTNANPERKENAARMVTGETGTMQLKISGIDRYFAFASVPGTSWSLGLTVPVEEVSSTISILTIIAVAVMVMVLFIVGAIIYQFSGRIANPINTLESAARRIASGDISKVQLAINSDDELGRLGRSFEEMSGNLRVLVKETVKVSELLAASSEELAASAEHSSQAARQIAESIINVAADAAEQTTAAGEAALVVEQMSATVQQVSVQASEVADRSFQASNKAKAGGEAIEKVAEQMHSISTSSQLVAGAISKLNEQSLKIGQIVGAISGIAGQTNLLALNAAIEAARAGQQGKGFAVVAEEVRKLAEESQDAAKQIAEIIGEIKVDTNKAVSAIGISIQEVQNGTRLVNNAGQIFREIMNLVTDVATQVDTISTTIEQMAVGSQKIVSSTEKIDLLSNKSAGESEQVSAVAEEQLASTEEIRSSSEALSQLAQSLQAAVTKFKI; via the coding sequence GTGAAAAAGATTTTAGAATTTTTAACAGGAACCATTCGAGCAAAACTTATTAGCACTCTTCTCTTAGTTTTTTTAGTGGCTCTAAGCGCGATGGGCGGGCTGAATTACTGGAAGGCAAGAGAAATTATAACGGAATATGTTACTGCGGATATGTTGCAATTGGCGATTAATTCAGCAGTATCAACCGGAGATTGGGTTGATGCTCATAAAATGGAAATGGAGATGGTTGCTTCCAACCCATCGCTTATACAAGCAGAAAATAAAATTCCATATCTTGCTGCAGCAAAAAACACAAACAAAGAGTATGAGTCAGTAGTATTTGTCGATAGCCAAGGAAATTCCATCAGTGATAGCGGTGTAAAAGTAAAGGCGGATGCTTCTTTTTTAAAAGCAATAATGGGAGGTCAAGTTTTTATATCGGATCCAGTAATTTCAAAAGTAACCGGTCGTTTAATCATAGTCATTTCAGTTCCGGTGAAGCAAGGCGAACAAGTTGTGGGGGCAGTGTTTGGTGCTATTAATATGGACGATCTTGAAAAGAAAATTCTGGGCATAAAGGTTGGAAAAACAGGGTATTCTTTTCTTATTCAAAAGGATGGTCTAACCATGATTCATCCTGATAAAAACGTTGCAATGAAAGAAAACTCGTTGACAGATACGAATGCTAATCCTGAGCGTAAAGAAAATGCGGCACGCATGGTAACAGGAGAAACAGGGACTATGCAGTTGAAGATAAGTGGAATTGACAGATATTTTGCTTTTGCCTCTGTACCAGGCACAAGTTGGTCGTTAGGGCTTACCGTGCCTGTGGAAGAAGTATCTAGCACTATCTCAATTTTGACGATTATTGCGGTTGCCGTTATGGTTATGGTTCTATTTATTGTCGGTGCTATTATTTATCAGTTTAGTGGTCGTATTGCGAACCCCATAAATACATTGGAATCTGCTGCTAGAAGGATTGCCAGCGGTGATATTTCAAAGGTCCAGTTGGCTATAAATTCAGATGATGAACTTGGGCGATTAGGACGAAGTTTTGAAGAAATGAGTGGAAATTTACGTGTTTTGGTAAAAGAAACTGTTAAAGTTAGCGAGCTATTGGCTGCTTCATCCGAGGAACTTGCTGCAAGTGCCGAACACTCTTCTCAAGCAGCAAGACAGATTGCCGAATCGATAATAAATGTTGCCGCTGATGCCGCTGAGCAGACAACGGCTGCTGGTGAAGCTGCTTTGGTGGTTGAACAGATGTCTGCAACAGTTCAGCAAGTATCAGTCCAGGCTAGTGAAGTAGCGGACCGGTCGTTTCAGGCATCTAATAAAGCTAAAGCCGGTGGAGAAGCTATTGAAAAAGTTGCCGAACAGATGCATTCTATTTCGACATCATCCCAACTAGTAGCTGGCGCTATTTCTAAACTAAATGAACAATCCTTAAAAATAGGGCAGATCGTCGGTGCTATTTCTGGTATAGCTGGTCAAACAAATCTACTCGCTTTGAATGCAGCTATTGAAGCTGCCCGTGCCGGCCAACAGGGGAAAGGATTTGCTGTAGTGGCTGAGGAAGTAAGAAAGCTAGCAGAAGAATCACAAGATGCCGCTAAACAAATCGCTGAGATTATTGGTGAAATAAAGGTTGATACGAATAAAGCGGTTTCAGCAATAGGTATCAGTATACAGGAAGTACAAAATGGTACTCGGTTAGTTAATAATGCGGGACAGATATTTAGAGAAATTATGAATTTAGTAACTGATGTTGCAACTCAAGTGGATACCATTTCAACAACCATAGAACAAATGGCTGTTGGCAGTCAGAAGATAGTAAGTTCAACAGAAAAAATTGATCTACTCAGTAACAAATCAGCTGGTGAGTCTGAGCAGGTTTCGGCGGTAGCAGAAGAACAGTTGGCATCTACGGAAGAGATTCGTTCGTCCAGTGAGGCGCTGTCTCAATTAGCACAGAGCCTTCAGGCAGCAGTAACAAAGTTTAAGATATAA
- a CDS encoding S-layer homology domain-containing protein, giving the protein MAGIVGRITPEYAKCIVFVIFMINIASFCFASVDEFSNPFNDVPKNHWAYDSINKLMKDGIVDGENGKFNGDKTITRYEMAQIVAKAMTKYDKADSEAKAEINRLEIEFAGELKDLGVRLSAVENQVSNAVQIHGVIKNYYDDVRGNSGPTQTNLKQDARMYFSGKIDDNWSWEEDIVYTPNRSLPGPFLDFRSNSNSGTPAGISSNGCNITGNHLFGNDSKVVLGYQWVGPINDNWVYSIGMKGVRVDSKIGAVNVTGAVGQFDVLLGSGDSRYTTSDKNLGQVYAVNGNIGNTSLGAAYWKVNDQTNQIDWKITEWQIKQPLSNNVLLDVNAGKSNAASEEKFYVAKLSYGNVNPYVAGKKGSLGFYVDYHSIGINSILGPDESSASALYTDAVSGSSGSGLKGFRLGCEYVPLKNVSLTSYVMPKNTSISNSDLKTTVFRTMLFILY; this is encoded by the coding sequence GTGGCCGGAATCGTTGGTCGAATCACACCGGAATATGCAAAGTGTATTGTATTCGTAATTTTTATGATTAATATAGCTAGTTTTTGCTTCGCATCAGTTGATGAATTCAGTAATCCTTTTAATGATGTTCCGAAAAATCATTGGGCATATGATTCAATTAATAAGCTAATGAAAGATGGGATTGTTGATGGCGAGAATGGCAAATTTAATGGAGATAAAACGATAACTCGCTATGAAATGGCTCAAATTGTGGCTAAAGCAATGACTAAATATGATAAAGCTGATAGTGAAGCAAAGGCCGAAATTAACAGACTGGAGATTGAATTCGCTGGCGAGTTGAAGGATTTAGGAGTACGTCTGAGCGCGGTTGAAAATCAAGTGAGTAATGCCGTACAGATTCATGGAGTGATTAAGAATTATTATGATGATGTACGCGGAAATAGCGGCCCGACCCAAACTAATTTAAAGCAAGATGCCCGCATGTATTTTTCTGGGAAAATTGATGATAATTGGTCATGGGAAGAAGATATAGTATATACTCCTAATCGAAGTTTACCTGGCCCTTTTTTGGACTTCCGCTCTAATTCTAATTCTGGCACTCCGGCAGGTATATCTTCCAACGGTTGTAATATAACTGGAAATCACCTGTTCGGTAATGATTCAAAAGTTGTCTTGGGTTATCAATGGGTTGGACCGATAAATGATAACTGGGTATATAGCATTGGAATGAAAGGGGTAAGGGTAGATTCTAAAATTGGTGCCGTTAATGTAACTGGTGCAGTTGGACAATTTGATGTTCTTTTAGGTAGTGGCGATAGCCGTTACACCACAAGTGATAAAAACTTAGGGCAGGTATATGCTGTCAACGGAAATATTGGTAATACCAGCCTCGGAGCTGCTTACTGGAAGGTTAATGATCAAACTAATCAAATTGATTGGAAAATAACCGAATGGCAAATTAAGCAACCTCTTTCCAATAACGTCTTATTGGATGTGAACGCTGGAAAATCTAATGCAGCCAGTGAAGAGAAGTTTTATGTTGCAAAACTGAGCTATGGCAATGTTAATCCCTATGTTGCAGGCAAGAAAGGTTCTTTAGGATTTTATGTTGATTATCATTCCATTGGTATCAATTCGATATTGGGACCTGATGAAAGTAGTGCATCAGCACTTTATACAGATGCGGTGTCAGGCTCTTCTGGTTCTGGTTTAAAAGGCTTTAGGCTTGGCTGCGAATATGTACCATTAAAAAATGTTTCTTTGACAAGTTATGTAATGCCTAAAAACACGTCAATAAGTAATAGTGATTTAAAGACAACTGTTTTCCGTACTATGTTATTTATCCTGTATTAA
- the gdhA gene encoding NADP-specific glutamate dehydrogenase, with the protein MNAKPYCADLYQRVIKRNANEPEFHQAVKEVLESLIPVLEKHPDYIELGIMESIVEPERQIIFRVPWVDDAGSVHVNRGFRVQFNSAIGPYKGGLRFHPSVYIGIIKFLGFEQVFKNSLTGLPIGGAKGGADFDPKGKSDMEIMRFCQSFMTELYRHIGHDMDVPAGDIGVGAREIGYLFGQYKKIKNAYEAGVLTGKGLSYGGSLTRKEATGYGLIYFVNEMMKARGLSIEGKNVLISGSGNVAIYALEKVRQYGGRVVAVSDSGGYIHDPCGIQVSTLKQIKEVNRQRIFEYVKYHPTATYHEGCSGIWTIPCDIALPCATQNEIDEKSANMLVANGCKVVGEGANMPTDLAGTKVFLDNGVLFGPAKAANAGGVATSALEMSQNSMRLAWTFEEVDARLKDIMVNIYKNTSQAAEAYGLKDNLVAGANIAGFKKVAETMKAHGVV; encoded by the coding sequence ATTAATGCAAAACCATACTGTGCAGACCTTTATCAGCGGGTTATAAAGCGAAATGCCAACGAACCTGAGTTTCATCAGGCTGTTAAGGAGGTTCTGGAGTCTTTGATTCCGGTGCTGGAAAAACACCCGGACTATATTGAGCTGGGTATTATGGAAAGCATCGTGGAACCGGAACGTCAGATTATTTTCAGAGTTCCCTGGGTGGATGATGCCGGAAGCGTACACGTGAACCGCGGCTTCCGGGTCCAGTTCAACAGTGCCATCGGCCCCTATAAGGGCGGCCTGCGCTTTCATCCTTCCGTATATATAGGTATTATCAAATTTTTAGGTTTTGAACAGGTTTTTAAGAACTCCTTAACCGGTCTGCCCATTGGCGGTGCTAAAGGCGGTGCTGATTTTGATCCCAAGGGCAAATCCGATATGGAAATCATGCGATTCTGCCAAAGCTTTATGACTGAGCTGTACCGTCATATCGGCCATGATATGGATGTACCGGCCGGCGACATCGGGGTAGGCGCCCGGGAAATCGGCTATTTGTTCGGCCAATACAAAAAAATCAAAAATGCCTATGAAGCCGGTGTTCTAACAGGCAAGGGACTGTCCTACGGCGGAAGCCTGACCAGAAAAGAGGCCACCGGCTACGGCCTGATTTATTTTGTTAACGAAATGATGAAGGCAAGGGGTCTGTCCATTGAAGGAAAAAACGTGCTTATTTCCGGTTCCGGCAATGTGGCCATTTATGCCTTGGAAAAAGTCCGGCAGTACGGCGGCAGGGTTGTGGCCGTAAGCGACTCCGGCGGTTATATCCATGACCCCTGCGGTATTCAGGTTTCCACCCTGAAGCAAATCAAGGAGGTAAACCGCCAAAGAATCTTTGAATACGTAAAATACCATCCTACCGCCACCTATCATGAAGGCTGCTCCGGTATTTGGACCATTCCCTGCGACATCGCTTTGCCCTGTGCAACCCAAAATGAAATTGACGAAAAATCGGCTAACATGCTGGTGGCCAATGGCTGCAAGGTGGTAGGCGAAGGAGCCAATATGCCTACCGACCTGGCAGGTACCAAGGTCTTTCTGGATAACGGCGTGCTTTTTGGACCGGCCAAGGCCGCCAATGCCGGCGGGGTTGCTACCTCAGCCTTGGAAATGTCGCAAAACAGCATGCGCCTTGCCTGGACTTTCGAGGAAGTGGATGCCAGGTTGAAGGATATCATGGTGAACATTTATAAAAACACCAGCCAGGCAGCAGAAGCCTATGGCCTAAAAGACAACCTGGTTGCCGGTGCAAACATCGCCGGGTTCAAAAAAGTAGCGGAAACCATGAAGGCTCATGGTGTAGTATAA
- a CDS encoding ferritin-like domain-containing protein, which yields MYDIDEYHCKVNLPYPPVRVDAPNIAYADEMLSNMGAVISEMSDVTRYFYISVVTGPQFRSISICFHQISIVEMHHLNIFAELALQLGADPRLWCGRNHKRWWSPSFIGYPREICALITESIEAEKAAIRKYSRQADTICDGNIVAILNRIILDEKRHLQIFREMYAQFQCF from the coding sequence ATGTACGACATCGATGAATACCACTGCAAGGTAAACTTACCGTATCCGCCGGTGCGAGTTGATGCGCCCAATATTGCCTATGCCGACGAGATGCTTAGTAACATGGGCGCCGTTATTTCCGAGATGAGTGATGTGACTCGATATTTCTACATTTCCGTGGTAACAGGGCCGCAGTTTCGCTCTATTTCGATATGCTTCCATCAAATCAGCATCGTTGAAATGCATCACCTCAATATATTCGCTGAGCTTGCGCTGCAGCTTGGGGCGGACCCGCGGCTCTGGTGCGGGAGGAACCACAAGCGTTGGTGGTCGCCCTCGTTTATCGGTTACCCGCGTGAAATATGCGCCTTGATAACCGAATCAATCGAAGCGGAAAAAGCGGCCATCCGCAAGTATTCCCGGCAGGCGGATACTATCTGCGATGGGAACATTGTGGCGATCTTAAACCGCATCATACTTGACGAGAAACGCCATCTCCAGATTTTTAGAGAGATGTATGCGCAGTTTCAATGTTTCTAA
- a CDS encoding copper homeostasis protein CutC — MLEIIATTVEDAKRIAACGAGRIELIRDLSQGGLTPEHGLIKEVVENVKIPVNVMIRPHANSFVYTSAELKAMKEDILTAGQLKANGVVFGVLDENNEICEKSLVKLLEACAGLAVTFHRAIDELADPVKGIKVLAKYPQITTVLTSGGKGNILDNLTTIKDMLENAAKIRVLVGGGLTFENIERVMAETGAPEFHFGTAIRDNSSTFGEINEKKLTALVKLMSRMKR; from the coding sequence ATGCTTGAAATCATAGCGACAACAGTTGAGGACGCCAAACGGATAGCGGCTTGCGGTGCCGGCCGGATCGAGCTCATTCGGGATTTGTCCCAAGGGGGGCTTACCCCGGAGCATGGCTTGATAAAGGAAGTAGTGGAGAACGTCAAAATCCCGGTCAATGTAATGATTCGACCCCACGCTAATTCATTCGTCTATACCAGTGCTGAGTTGAAGGCAATGAAAGAAGATATTTTAACGGCCGGACAACTAAAGGCAAACGGTGTGGTTTTTGGGGTTTTGGATGAAAATAATGAGATTTGTGAAAAATCTTTGGTTAAGCTGCTGGAAGCTTGTGCTGGGTTGGCCGTAACGTTCCACCGGGCTATTGATGAACTCGCTGATCCGGTAAAAGGGATAAAAGTGCTGGCTAAATACCCGCAGATCACAACAGTACTAACTTCAGGCGGCAAGGGAAATATCCTGGACAATCTGACAACAATAAAAGACATGCTGGAGAATGCAGCGAAGATTCGCGTTTTGGTAGGCGGCGGGCTGACCTTTGAAAACATCGAACGGGTTATGGCTGAAACTGGAGCGCCCGAATTTCATTTTGGAACGGCGATTCGTGATAACAGTTCCACTTTTGGGGAAATTAATGAAAAGAAACTAACAGCTCTCGTTAAGCTCATGAGTCGGATGAAAAGATGA
- a CDS encoding catalase yields MNKENTMSNSGKLTKEQDSTLQGSLQVAVGGEIHQIAGGEHQALTTNQGVALSDNQNSLRANPSGPTLGEDFILREKITHFDHERIPERVVHARGTGAHGFFELTTSLKQYTTARILTEVGEKTPVFTRFSTVAGGAGSVDTPRDVRGFAVKFYTKEGNWDLVGNNIPVFFIQDAIKFPDLIHAVKMEPDRGFPQSATAHDTFWDFISLTPESMHMVMWIMSDRTIPRSLRMIEGFGVHSFRLVNDSGESTFVKFHWRPKLGLQSTIWDETVKISGADQDFHRRDMFDAITSGNFPEWEFAVQLFTQEEADTFPFDHLDPTKLIPEELVPLKVIGRMVLDRWPNNFFAETEQIAFCPSHLVPGIDFSNDPLLQGRLFSYHDTQLSRLGTPNFHQIPINAPKCPFSNQQRDGHMQMAQQAGRVAYEPNSLSGESPRETPTNGFHSAAVTETGVKGRVRAASFADHYSQARLFYISQTAYEQAHIASALVFELSKVEHVHVREAIVGHLRHIDEALAQRVAAGLGFGKIPNAPVPARPVQEMQPSPALQIIGKMKDTLMGRTLGILITNGSDGAVIDQLKRAATSAGATVKIVSPKVGDVKLASGLMLSADGQLAGCPSVLFDAVAVLLSDEGAKALSVESAAIDFVRDAFGHLKAIAVDKGGQALLKIANVGQDAGVVDANDQAAFIAVAKTRQWNREKSIRTLA; encoded by the coding sequence GTGAACAAAGAAAATACAATGAGTAATTCGGGAAAACTTACAAAAGAACAGGACTCAACTCTCCAGGGAAGCTTACAAGTGGCTGTTGGTGGTGAGATACACCAAATCGCCGGTGGAGAACATCAGGCGCTTACTACTAACCAGGGCGTTGCGCTTTCCGATAATCAAAACTCGCTCAGAGCCAACCCAAGCGGTCCTACGCTTGGGGAGGATTTTATCCTTAGAGAAAAAATTACCCATTTCGATCACGAGCGTATTCCGGAACGTGTCGTTCACGCGCGGGGTACGGGCGCGCATGGTTTCTTTGAGTTGACTACTTCCCTGAAGCAATACACCACCGCCAGGATTCTCACCGAGGTAGGTGAGAAGACACCCGTGTTTACTCGTTTCTCTACCGTCGCAGGCGGTGCAGGTTCGGTAGATACTCCTCGTGACGTACGAGGTTTTGCTGTCAAGTTTTATACTAAGGAAGGCAACTGGGACCTGGTCGGCAACAACATTCCGGTTTTCTTCATTCAGGATGCCATTAAATTCCCCGATCTCATTCATGCTGTAAAAATGGAACCAGATCGCGGCTTTCCGCAATCGGCAACCGCCCACGACACATTCTGGGATTTTATTTCACTCACGCCTGAATCTATGCATATGGTAATGTGGATCATGTCTGATCGCACAATACCGCGTTCTCTACGAATGATCGAAGGGTTTGGTGTGCATAGCTTCCGGCTGGTTAATGATTCAGGCGAATCGACTTTCGTCAAATTCCACTGGCGTCCCAAACTAGGTTTGCAGTCTACCATTTGGGATGAGACAGTCAAGATTTCCGGTGCGGATCAAGACTTCCACCGGCGCGATATGTTCGATGCCATCACGTCAGGGAATTTTCCTGAGTGGGAATTTGCGGTTCAGCTTTTCACGCAGGAGGAAGCAGATACATTCCCGTTCGATCATCTGGATCCGACTAAGCTGATTCCCGAAGAATTGGTGCCTTTGAAAGTGATTGGACGCATGGTGCTGGATCGTTGGCCGAACAATTTTTTCGCGGAGACAGAACAGATTGCTTTCTGTCCCTCTCATCTCGTACCAGGTATTGATTTCTCCAATGATCCACTATTGCAGGGCCGTTTATTTTCCTATCATGATACACAGCTTTCGCGTTTAGGCACGCCTAATTTTCACCAGATTCCGATAAACGCTCCCAAGTGTCCGTTCTCCAATCAACAACGTGATGGACACATGCAGATGGCGCAACAGGCGGGCCGTGTTGCCTATGAGCCCAATTCCCTGTCTGGTGAATCGCCACGCGAAACACCGACCAACGGTTTCCATAGTGCTGCGGTAACGGAAACAGGCGTGAAAGGCCGCGTCCGTGCTGCAAGCTTTGCTGATCACTACAGTCAAGCGCGGTTATTCTATATCAGCCAAACAGCGTATGAGCAAGCGCATATCGCTTCAGCTTTAGTGTTTGAGCTTTCCAAGGTTGAACATGTTCACGTGCGTGAAGCGATAGTCGGTCATTTGCGACATATTGATGAAGCCCTTGCCCAAAGGGTCGCAGCAGGCCTTGGGTTCGGCAAAATTCCTAATGCGCCGGTGCCCGCAAGGCCCGTGCAGGAGATGCAGCCCTCACCCGCATTGCAGATCATCGGCAAGATGAAAGACACACTCATGGGCCGCACGCTTGGTATTTTGATTACAAATGGTTCAGACGGCGCTGTAATCGATCAGCTTAAAAGGGCGGCAACGAGTGCGGGTGCCACTGTGAAGATTGTCTCTCCCAAAGTGGGAGACGTGAAGCTTGCTTCTGGTCTGATGTTGAGTGCTGACGGACAACTGGCCGGGTGCCCTTCTGTATTATTTGATGCAGTCGCTGTACTTCTCTCTGATGAAGGCGCAAAGGCACTGTCGGTGGAAAGCGCTGCAATCGATTTTGTGCGCGATGCTTTCGGTCATCTTAAAGCAATTGCCGTCGATAAAGGTGGACAGGCACTTTTGAAAATAGCCAATGTGGGACAAGATGCAGGCGTTGTGGATGCTAATGACCAAGCAGCATTTATTGCTGTGGCAAAGACCCGCCAATGGAACCGGGAAAAATCCATTCGGACATTGGCATAA